One stretch of Novosphingobium pentaromativorans US6-1 DNA includes these proteins:
- a CDS encoding universal stress protein — MYKHILIATDGSEVGQKGVDHGLSLARNLSSRVTIITVTEALPLYAGNGFGMVSETMVSSYGSGQQDAANAILAAASQTAKSTGVDADTVHVPDAPPAEAILEAAKSRNCDLIVMGSHGRRGIGRLMLGSKTWEVVAHGHVPVLVVR, encoded by the coding sequence ATGTACAAGCATATCCTCATCGCGACGGATGGATCCGAGGTAGGGCAGAAGGGGGTTGATCACGGACTCTCGCTCGCGCGAAACCTGAGTTCTCGAGTCACGATTATCACCGTCACCGAAGCACTTCCGCTTTATGCTGGCAATGGTTTTGGGATGGTGAGTGAAACAATGGTGTCCAGTTATGGGTCCGGCCAACAAGATGCAGCGAACGCCATCTTGGCAGCGGCTAGCCAGACCGCAAAAAGCACTGGGGTTGATGCGGACACAGTGCATGTGCCTGATGCACCACCAGCGGAGGCTATTCTGGAAGCGGCGAAGTCACGCAACTGCGACCTCATTGTAATGGGATCACATGGACGTCGGGGAATAGGTCGTCTCATGCTCGGCAGCAAAACCTGGGAAGTCGTGGCACATGGCCACGTCCCAGTCCTCGTAGTGCGATAG
- the recJ gene encoding single-stranded-DNA-specific exonuclease RecJ has protein sequence MASRSASLFGIDKSLTGKAWRWRGGNMDLSDGPGGLENDIVTQLLLSRGVPREELDRHRTPSLRAFLPDPSEFRDMDAAAERLAQAIMTGEAVTVYGDYDVDGATSAALLILLMRSLGHDARYYIPDRLLEGYGPSGEALVRIAGEGSSLIVTVDCGAMAHEALEMAHGAGVDVIVVDHHKCSPELPRAAALVNPNRLDESTIGANHGHLAAVGVAFLLAVATVRTLRRQGFFAERREPDLFALLDLVALGTVADVAALHGLNRALVAQGLKVMARRDNIGMSALIDASRLNRAPTCSDLGFALGPRINAGGRVGESTLGVRLLTTTDPDEARDIAAQLSRLNEERRAIEQAVQEAAEAQIDRQHNRAVLVLAGAGWHPGVIGIVAGRIKEKTGKPTLVIALDADEAGNGKGSGRSITGVDLGAAIIAAREAGLLVAGGGHAMAAGLTIAPDKLEALSEWLDSRLATDVSHASANQAMLLDLALAPGGLTPTLVETLESAGPYGMGWPGPRVAVGPVRIVKADIVGADHVRLIVGGTDGGRFKAMAFRSAETEMGQALLHASQGRRLWLAGRAKIDDWGSRPQAELHIDDAAFAD, from the coding sequence ATGGCTTCTCGATCTGCTTCGCTCTTCGGCATCGACAAATCCCTCACCGGCAAGGCCTGGCGCTGGCGCGGCGGCAACATGGACCTCTCGGACGGCCCGGGCGGGCTGGAAAACGACATCGTCACCCAGCTCCTGCTTTCGCGAGGCGTCCCGCGTGAGGAGCTGGACCGCCATCGCACCCCCTCGCTGCGGGCTTTCCTGCCCGATCCGTCCGAATTCCGCGACATGGACGCCGCCGCCGAAAGGCTGGCGCAGGCGATCATGACCGGCGAGGCCGTGACGGTTTATGGCGACTACGACGTCGACGGCGCGACGAGCGCAGCCCTGCTTATCCTGCTGATGCGCTCACTGGGTCACGATGCCCGCTACTACATTCCCGACCGCCTGCTCGAGGGCTACGGGCCCTCGGGAGAGGCGCTCGTGCGCATTGCCGGGGAAGGCTCCAGCCTGATCGTCACCGTCGACTGCGGCGCGATGGCGCATGAAGCGCTGGAAATGGCCCACGGCGCGGGCGTCGACGTGATCGTCGTCGATCATCACAAGTGCTCGCCGGAACTGCCGCGCGCGGCGGCTCTGGTCAATCCCAACCGCCTCGACGAAAGCACCATCGGCGCCAATCACGGCCACCTGGCCGCTGTCGGCGTCGCCTTCCTGCTTGCCGTCGCCACTGTGCGCACCTTGCGCCGTCAGGGCTTCTTCGCCGAGCGCCGCGAGCCAGATCTTTTCGCCCTTCTCGACCTCGTGGCGCTGGGCACCGTGGCCGACGTTGCCGCGCTCCACGGCCTCAACCGCGCCCTCGTCGCCCAAGGCCTCAAGGTCATGGCCCGGCGCGACAACATCGGCATGTCGGCCCTCATCGACGCAAGCCGCCTGAACCGCGCACCCACGTGCAGCGACCTGGGCTTTGCCCTCGGCCCGCGCATCAATGCCGGAGGCCGCGTGGGCGAATCGACGCTGGGCGTGCGCCTGCTGACCACCACCGATCCCGACGAAGCGCGTGACATCGCTGCCCAGCTCTCACGCCTCAACGAAGAGAGGCGCGCGATCGAGCAGGCGGTTCAGGAAGCGGCCGAAGCGCAGATCGATCGCCAGCACAACCGCGCGGTGCTCGTGCTCGCCGGAGCCGGATGGCACCCGGGGGTCATCGGCATCGTGGCCGGGCGGATCAAGGAAAAGACCGGCAAGCCCACGCTCGTCATCGCGCTGGACGCGGACGAGGCAGGCAACGGCAAGGGATCGGGACGCTCGATTACCGGGGTCGACCTTGGCGCCGCGATCATTGCCGCGCGCGAGGCTGGCCTGCTCGTCGCGGGCGGAGGCCATGCCATGGCCGCAGGACTGACTATCGCTCCCGACAAGCTCGAAGCCCTGTCCGAATGGCTCGATTCGCGTCTTGCCACCGATGTGTCGCATGCCAGCGCGAACCAGGCGATGTTGCTCGACCTCGCACTCGCACCGGGCGGATTGACGCCTACGCTGGTCGAAACGCTGGAAAGCGCTGGTCCCTACGGCATGGGCTGGCCGGGGCCGCGCGTCGCAGTCGGCCCGGTGCGGATCGTCAAGGCCGACATCGTGGGCGCAGACCACGTCCGGCTGATCGTCGGCGGAACGGATGGGGGCCGTTTCAAGGCCATGGCCTTCCGTTCGGCCGAAACCGAGATGGGCCAGGCCCTCCTCCATGCCTCGCAGGGGCGCCGCCTCTGGCTTGCCGGACGGGCAAAGATCGACGACTGGGGCAGCCGCCCACAGGCCGAATTGCATATCGACGATGCCGCATTTGCGGACTGA